A region of Nitrospira sp. CR1.1 DNA encodes the following proteins:
- a CDS encoding DUF4255 domain-containing protein — protein MSSALAIAGVTAVLRDLLNDGLINHNVSGLLGSTVTVSALPPDRVVPVNGTESTQLNLFLHQVTFNTGWRNHALPSRDGSGQQRLSNPPLALDLHYLLSAYSAEELGSEILLGYAIQLLHEVPVLDRKAITTALTPSPSVDTNLPPALRALAECGLADQVEQIKLVPDPLSSEEMSKLWTAVQSHYRPSAAYVATVVLIESSKPTRPTLPVLTRGPVDPVTHLERGVVVQADLLPPFPTIQTVAAASGQPAATIGATVELTGHHLDGTNRTALLSNSRFGIEQSLPAAGGGGSLASFTVPIVPAGVYQVALQVIRPGESDPRASNALALVIGPEITTAMPIAVARDGSGVATLALTVQPQIQPGQSASLLLGTREVPIGPVTVATGTLTVPVPDAQAGEFLLRIRVDGIESPIINRSAVPPAFFNYRVTIT, from the coding sequence GTGAGCAGTGCACTGGCCATTGCGGGTGTCACGGCCGTCCTTCGGGATCTGCTCAACGATGGCTTGATCAACCACAACGTGAGCGGCCTCTTGGGCAGCACCGTCACGGTGAGCGCCTTGCCGCCGGATCGTGTGGTGCCGGTCAATGGAACCGAGAGCACCCAGCTGAATCTCTTTCTCCATCAAGTCACCTTCAATACCGGCTGGCGCAATCACGCGTTGCCCTCCCGCGACGGATCGGGCCAGCAGCGCCTCAGCAATCCGCCGCTGGCGCTCGATCTCCATTATCTGCTGAGCGCGTACAGCGCGGAAGAATTGGGGAGTGAAATTCTGCTGGGGTACGCCATACAGTTGCTCCATGAGGTGCCGGTGCTGGATCGAAAAGCCATTACGACGGCCTTGACGCCGTCGCCATCGGTCGATACCAATCTGCCACCGGCGCTTCGGGCCTTGGCGGAATGCGGGTTGGCCGACCAGGTGGAACAGATCAAACTCGTCCCGGACCCTCTCAGCAGCGAGGAAATGTCGAAACTTTGGACCGCCGTGCAGTCCCATTACCGGCCTTCCGCGGCCTACGTCGCGACAGTCGTGCTTATTGAATCCAGCAAACCGACCAGGCCGACTCTGCCGGTGCTCACTCGGGGGCCGGTTGATCCAGTCACGCACTTGGAGCGGGGCGTGGTGGTGCAGGCCGATCTGCTCCCGCCGTTTCCGACCATTCAGACCGTGGCTGCGGCCAGCGGGCAGCCGGCAGCTACGATCGGCGCGACCGTCGAACTCACGGGGCATCACCTCGATGGCACGAATCGCACAGCCCTGCTCTCGAACAGCCGGTTCGGCATCGAACAGTCGCTGCCGGCCGCAGGGGGAGGGGGCAGCCTGGCTTCCTTCACGGTGCCCATCGTGCCGGCCGGGGTGTATCAGGTTGCGCTGCAGGTCATCCGTCCCGGTGAATCCGATCCACGCGCCAGCAATGCCCTGGCATTGGTAATCGGACCGGAGATCACGACGGCGATGCCGATTGCGGTCGCGCGGGACGGCAGCGGAGTGGCCACTCTGGCGCTCACGGTGCAACCGCAGATTCAGCCGGGGCAGTCGGCCTCGTTGCTGTTGGGAACCCGTGAGGTTCCAATCGGGCCCGTTACCGTGGCAACGGGGACGTTGACGGTTCCCGTCCCCGACGCGCAGGCGGGAGAGTTTCTGCTTCGGATACGAGTTGATGGCATCGAGAGTCCGATCATCAACCGGTCAGCCGTTCCGCCGGCCTTTTTCAACTATCGGGTGACGATCACATGA
- a CDS encoding AAA domain-containing protein codes for MRDVIRIVFLSREEDGRSCCDHARIREYVERALAGERVTLDSMADPSLAAHVPHLVLLHQDSSMRSYEERIATVTRRWPDVPIVGVFGGLRGCAGMLAQDVPAELRDFIVCPIDGQELALRVRRVLSRDPPPAQCGAGHARSVRINSLIGESAIFQAQVEKIPLFADVDAPVLLQGETGTGKEVFARAIHYSSARRDYAFIPINCAALPDQLFENELFGHAKGAYTSAAQEQGGLVLEAEGGTLFLDEVDALNPYAQAKLLRFVQYREFRPLGCSRTKLANVRIIAASNLDLRQAVANRQFREDLFHRLNVLSLLVPPLRERAEDIPLLAKRFLQRFQRADGQGPRRLSEEAIQKLLAHVWPGNVRELESTVQRAVVMCASSTIQAQDIECAVDTSRSVPLNGSLRAVKNSATMDAERAYLVKTLVTFRGNVTHAAKAAGKERRSFQRLLRKYGIHRESFQHDETGPVGTYPPPLHQPFDGHA; via the coding sequence ATGAGGGACGTCATCAGAATCGTCTTTCTCTCCCGGGAGGAAGATGGCCGGTCCTGTTGTGATCACGCCCGTATCCGGGAATATGTGGAACGCGCCCTGGCCGGCGAACGGGTTACGCTCGACTCCATGGCCGACCCGTCTCTCGCGGCTCACGTGCCCCACCTCGTGCTGCTCCATCAAGATTCCTCCATGCGATCATACGAAGAGCGCATCGCGACTGTGACACGGCGATGGCCGGATGTGCCCATTGTAGGGGTCTTCGGTGGGCTGCGGGGTTGCGCCGGGATGCTCGCGCAGGACGTTCCAGCGGAACTGCGTGATTTTATCGTCTGCCCGATAGACGGACAGGAATTGGCGCTCCGGGTGCGCCGGGTGCTGAGTCGGGACCCTCCGCCTGCCCAGTGTGGCGCCGGTCATGCGCGCTCTGTGCGAATCAATTCCCTAATTGGAGAAAGCGCGATTTTTCAGGCGCAGGTGGAAAAGATTCCCCTCTTCGCCGACGTCGACGCGCCGGTGCTGCTACAGGGAGAAACGGGAACGGGCAAGGAGGTCTTTGCCCGAGCCATTCATTATTCGAGTGCACGACGAGACTACGCGTTCATTCCGATCAATTGTGCCGCATTGCCGGATCAGTTATTTGAAAACGAATTATTCGGGCATGCCAAAGGCGCCTATACCAGCGCGGCCCAGGAACAAGGCGGGTTGGTGCTTGAAGCTGAAGGCGGGACGCTGTTCCTCGATGAGGTTGATGCGTTGAATCCCTATGCGCAGGCGAAACTTCTGCGGTTCGTGCAGTACCGGGAATTCCGGCCGTTGGGTTGTTCGCGCACGAAGTTGGCCAATGTGCGCATCATTGCCGCGTCCAATCTTGATCTTCGGCAGGCCGTGGCCAACCGGCAGTTCCGCGAAGATCTGTTCCACCGCTTGAACGTGCTGTCGCTGCTGGTGCCGCCCTTACGCGAGCGGGCAGAGGATATTCCCTTATTGGCCAAGCGGTTTTTGCAACGGTTTCAGCGCGCCGATGGCCAGGGACCACGCCGGCTGTCCGAAGAGGCCATCCAAAAACTACTGGCGCATGTCTGGCCGGGTAATGTGCGGGAATTGGAGAGCACCGTCCAGCGCGCCGTGGTGATGTGCGCGTCCTCCACCATACAGGCGCAGGACATTGAGTGTGCTGTAGACACGTCGCGAAGCGTCCCGCTGAATGGGTCGCTCCGTGCCGTGAAGAACTCTGCCACCATGGACGCCGAGCGGGCCTATCTCGTCAAGACCCTGGTGACCTTCCGGGGAAATGTGACCCATGCGGCAAAAGCGGCCGGGAAGGAGCGCCGCAGCTTTCAGCGGCTACTTCGAAAATATGGGATTCACCGGGAGTCGTTTCAACATGACGAGACAGGTCCAGTGGGGACGTATCCGCCTCCGCTCCATCAGCCATTCGACGGGCATGCCTAA
- a CDS encoding AAA family ATPase, with amino-acid sequence MKTAATSAAWCDANQAYLVAEFSRLKLRLGAEHDERVVAARVEAADAELSAPAAIDTLSGLFGLSAFERDLLLLAAGVEMDADLGRVCAAALGQSQAPRPQATFGLALAALEHSHWSALAAMAPLRRWRLLEVDDSAGLVNGRLRIDERVLHYLAGVNYLDPRLQPLLSPVPAPQVMAGTHRHICQSLLERLREPSSSYPVVLLSGDDVDGQADVAAEVAVHLHVQLYRAQAEDLPGSPAEADAFATLWQREAALLGAILLIHCQDGTPAKAVAYLADRSGSPLFIAGRDVPSCKRATIRFTVNKPDGAEQKQLWQQVLGPATVRMNGMLDGVASQFSLSARAIAIAGAGLRDVAESGSQADSALWKACRSVSRSRLEDLAQRLDPVAGWNDLVLPEAQQRTLRQIAAHAKHRLMVYQQWGFAGKGVRGLGITALFAGESGTGKTMAAEVLANELRLDVYRIDLSGVVSKYIGETERNLRRVFDAAETSGAMLLFDEADALFGKRSEVRDSHDRYANIEVSYLLQRMEAYRGLAILTTNMKAALDVAFSRRLSFVVQFPFPDQHQRELIWSRIFPAAAPLEPLDYAKLARLSMSGGNIRSIALNAAFLAADEGAAVGMRHLLQAAHTEAAKRERPLSDAETRGWV; translated from the coding sequence ATGAAGACCGCCGCGACCTCCGCAGCATGGTGCGATGCGAATCAAGCCTATCTGGTGGCTGAGTTTTCCCGTCTGAAACTGCGGCTGGGCGCTGAGCATGATGAACGGGTGGTCGCAGCGCGGGTGGAGGCGGCAGATGCGGAACTTTCTGCTCCGGCCGCCATCGATACCCTGTCCGGGCTATTCGGTCTGAGCGCCTTCGAGCGGGATCTCCTGCTCCTGGCCGCCGGAGTGGAAATGGATGCCGACCTCGGGCGTGTGTGCGCCGCGGCATTGGGGCAATCGCAAGCGCCGCGGCCCCAGGCGACGTTCGGCCTGGCCCTGGCGGCGTTGGAGCATTCGCACTGGAGCGCGCTGGCGGCGATGGCGCCGTTGCGCCGGTGGCGCCTGCTGGAAGTCGACGACAGTGCCGGACTGGTGAACGGAAGACTGCGCATCGACGAACGGGTGCTCCATTATCTGGCCGGCGTCAACTACCTCGATCCACGCCTGCAGCCGCTGCTCAGTCCGGTTCCCGCTCCGCAGGTCATGGCCGGGACGCATCGGCACATTTGCCAGTCGCTACTGGAGCGTTTGCGGGAACCATCGTCCTCCTATCCTGTGGTCCTGCTGTCAGGCGACGATGTGGATGGACAGGCTGATGTGGCGGCGGAGGTGGCGGTTCATTTGCACGTACAGTTGTACCGCGCGCAGGCCGAGGACTTGCCGGGCAGTCCGGCAGAGGCCGATGCCTTCGCGACGTTGTGGCAACGCGAGGCGGCCTTGCTCGGCGCGATTCTGTTGATCCACTGCCAGGACGGAACACCCGCGAAAGCGGTCGCGTATCTCGCCGACCGCAGCGGGAGCCCGTTGTTTATCGCCGGTCGCGATGTCCCTTCATGCAAACGGGCAACCATCCGATTCACGGTGAACAAGCCGGACGGCGCTGAGCAAAAGCAATTGTGGCAACAGGTGCTGGGCCCGGCCACGGTCCGCATGAACGGGATGTTGGACGGTGTGGCGTCCCAGTTTTCGTTGAGTGCCAGAGCGATTGCCATCGCCGGCGCCGGGCTCCGCGACGTGGCTGAATCCGGCAGCCAGGCGGACAGTGCCTTGTGGAAGGCCTGCCGCAGTGTGAGCCGTTCCCGCCTGGAGGATCTGGCGCAGCGCCTGGACCCGGTCGCGGGATGGAACGATCTGGTCTTGCCGGAGGCGCAGCAGCGGACGCTGCGACAAATTGCGGCGCACGCGAAACACCGACTGATGGTCTATCAACAATGGGGCTTCGCCGGGAAGGGCGTGCGCGGCCTTGGCATCACGGCCCTCTTTGCGGGTGAAAGCGGGACGGGCAAGACCATGGCGGCGGAAGTTCTGGCGAATGAGCTGCGTCTTGATGTGTATCGCATCGATCTTTCCGGGGTCGTCAGCAAATACATCGGCGAGACGGAACGCAACCTGCGGCGCGTGTTCGATGCCGCCGAAACCAGCGGGGCGATGCTGTTGTTCGACGAAGCCGATGCGCTGTTCGGAAAACGGAGCGAAGTGCGCGACAGCCATGATCGCTACGCGAATATCGAAGTCAGTTATCTGTTGCAACGGATGGAGGCCTATCGCGGCCTCGCGATTCTGACGACCAACATGAAGGCGGCGCTTGATGTTGCGTTCTCGCGCCGCCTCAGTTTCGTGGTGCAGTTTCCCTTTCCGGACCAGCATCAGCGGGAATTGATCTGGAGTCGCATCTTTCCCGCTGCCGCGCCGTTGGAGCCACTCGATTACGCCAAACTCGCCAGGCTGAGCATGTCCGGGGGAAATATCCGCAGCATCGCCTTGAATGCCGCGTTCCTGGCGGCGGATGAAGGGGCGGCGGTGGGGATGCGGCATCTTCTGCAGGCTGCGCATACCGAGGCGGCAAAGCGTGAACGCCCGCTCTCCGACGCCGAAACCAGGGGGTGGGTATGA
- a CDS encoding phage tail protein: MAQFTVNTTRFDPYKNFKFRVKWDGRYVAGVSKVGSLKRSTEVVEHREGGDPSSSRKSPGRTKFEAITLERGVTHDTAFEQWANKIWNFGSGLGAEVSLKDFRKDIIIELYNEAGQLAIAYKVFRCWVSEYQAQPDLDANANAVAIQTLKLENEGWERDYEVVEPSEPTFTEP; the protein is encoded by the coding sequence ATGGCGCAGTTCACCGTGAACACGACTCGATTCGATCCGTACAAGAATTTCAAGTTTCGCGTCAAATGGGATGGGCGCTACGTGGCCGGCGTCAGCAAAGTCGGCTCCCTCAAGCGGTCCACTGAGGTCGTTGAACATCGGGAAGGTGGAGATCCCAGCAGCAGCCGCAAGTCGCCCGGCCGCACCAAGTTCGAGGCCATTACGCTCGAACGGGGCGTCACGCACGATACGGCTTTTGAGCAATGGGCGAACAAGATCTGGAATTTCGGCTCCGGGTTGGGCGCGGAGGTGTCGCTGAAGGATTTCCGGAAGGACATTATCATCGAGCTGTACAACGAGGCCGGACAATTGGCGATCGCGTACAAGGTCTTTCGTTGTTGGGTCTCGGAGTATCAAGCGCAACCGGATCTCGATGCCAATGCCAACGCCGTGGCGATTCAGACCCTCAAGCTCGAAAACGAAGGTTGGGAACGCGACTACGAAGTCGTCGAACCGTCTGAACCCACCTTTACGGAACCATGA
- a CDS encoding phage baseplate protein → MMQQPVQGLSAAAMLEVWEQGEGRHPLDRALLLLRLACPGQSFEALCEWTIGQRDACVLELRRHTIGDRIEAYAECPACRNGLEFELSCTELLASVVTSEATWTAVEQDGRSVELRRPNSRDLALAITAANPEQARRIILSRCVRRGAVDAEAAAWDDADGAALAGRLGELDPLAEVLIDVRCEMCGQQWQALFDIVTFFWNELHARSRRLVQEVDLLARTYGWTEGEILRMSAQRRGLYVEMALS, encoded by the coding sequence ATGATGCAGCAACCTGTCCAGGGCCTGTCTGCCGCCGCCATGCTGGAGGTGTGGGAACAGGGAGAGGGGCGGCATCCCCTCGACCGGGCATTGCTGTTGCTGCGACTCGCCTGTCCCGGTCAATCGTTTGAAGCGCTCTGCGAATGGACGATCGGGCAGCGTGATGCCTGTGTGCTGGAGCTTCGGCGGCACACCATCGGGGATCGCATCGAGGCCTACGCGGAATGTCCGGCCTGTCGCAACGGGCTCGAATTCGAACTGTCATGCACCGAGCTCCTGGCGTCGGTGGTCACATCGGAGGCGACCTGGACGGCCGTGGAGCAGGACGGCCGCTCCGTTGAACTGCGCAGGCCGAACAGCCGGGATCTGGCGCTGGCGATCACTGCCGCCAATCCGGAGCAGGCGCGGCGGATCATTCTGTCCCGCTGCGTTCGCAGAGGGGCTGTGGATGCCGAGGCGGCGGCGTGGGACGACGCTGATGGAGCTGCGCTAGCCGGACGTTTGGGCGAACTGGATCCGCTGGCTGAAGTGCTCATCGATGTGCGATGCGAGATGTGCGGGCAGCAGTGGCAGGCATTGTTTGATATCGTGACGTTCTTCTGGAATGAACTCCATGCGCGAAGCCGGCGATTGGTGCAGGAAGTCGATCTCCTGGCCCGTACCTACGGATGGACGGAAGGAGAGATCCTTCGCATGAGTGCGCAGCGTCGGGGGCTGTATGTGGAGATGGCCCTGTCATGA
- a CDS encoding phage tail sheath family protein produces MPVQPTYPGVYIEELPSGVRTITGVATSITGLIGKALRGPTDQPVTITSFADYERIFGGLHRDFTLSYAVRDFFLNGGGQAVVVRLYRATGGSASKATYEVPNLTLQAASEGAWGMQVRVRVDKKIVTDPNLIAVATRLGVQPADLFDLTIRDAGTGVIETFLNLTTKESARRADRVLAAESTQVRVTSILPANTSPAAHAGALVDADVWTANTKSTAAKNAAPADVAVDSAALDAATYKGSQSSKTGLYQLEKVDLFNLLCVLPDARGGDVPDDVYQEALGYCVKRRAMLIVDPKAAWATVSAAQSGAAGMNLNGDMARNAAIYFPRIRQADSQLGGQIDMFVPCGVIAGVMARTDSQHGVWKAPAGLDASLNGVAGLQLDMTDAENGLLNPLGINCLRTFPVHGRVVWGSRTMRGADAAADEYKYVPVRRLALFLEESLYRGTQWVVFEPNDEPLWAQIRLNLGAFMHNLFRQGAFQGTAPRDAYFVKCDKETTTQNDINLGIVNIVVGFAPLKPAEFVVIKLQQMAGQIAS; encoded by the coding sequence ATGCCAGTGCAACCAACCTATCCGGGTGTGTACATCGAGGAATTGCCGAGCGGAGTACGCACCATCACAGGCGTGGCGACATCGATCACCGGGTTGATCGGCAAGGCACTGCGAGGCCCGACGGATCAGCCGGTCACCATCACGAGTTTCGCGGATTACGAGCGGATCTTCGGCGGTCTCCATCGCGATTTCACCCTGAGCTACGCGGTGCGCGACTTTTTTCTCAATGGCGGCGGGCAGGCCGTGGTCGTGCGGCTCTACAGGGCAACCGGTGGCAGCGCCAGCAAGGCGACCTATGAAGTACCCAATTTAACATTGCAGGCTGCCTCCGAAGGCGCGTGGGGCATGCAGGTGCGCGTGCGCGTTGACAAGAAGATCGTCACTGATCCGAACCTGATCGCGGTGGCCACGCGGCTGGGCGTGCAGCCGGCCGACCTCTTTGATCTGACCATACGCGACGCGGGGACCGGCGTCATCGAAACCTTCTTGAATTTGACGACTAAAGAAAGCGCGCGGCGCGCGGACCGGGTGCTGGCGGCCGAGTCGACGCAGGTGCGCGTGACGTCGATCCTGCCTGCCAACACGTCGCCCGCGGCCCATGCCGGGGCGTTGGTAGATGCCGATGTCTGGACGGCCAACACCAAGTCCACGGCCGCCAAGAATGCGGCGCCGGCGGATGTGGCGGTTGATAGCGCGGCGCTCGATGCTGCGACCTACAAGGGAAGCCAATCGTCCAAGACCGGCTTGTATCAGTTAGAGAAAGTCGATCTTTTCAATCTGCTCTGCGTGCTGCCGGATGCTCGCGGCGGCGATGTGCCCGATGACGTGTACCAGGAAGCACTGGGGTACTGCGTGAAACGCCGGGCGATGTTGATCGTCGATCCCAAGGCGGCCTGGGCGACAGTGAGCGCGGCGCAAAGCGGGGCGGCGGGCATGAATCTGAACGGAGACATGGCGCGTAATGCGGCGATCTACTTTCCGCGCATCAGGCAGGCGGATTCGCAACTCGGCGGGCAGATCGACATGTTCGTGCCCTGCGGGGTGATTGCCGGAGTCATGGCCCGCACAGATAGTCAGCACGGAGTCTGGAAGGCGCCGGCTGGGCTTGATGCCTCATTGAACGGGGTAGCCGGGCTGCAACTTGATATGACGGATGCAGAAAACGGGTTGCTGAATCCGCTGGGCATCAACTGCCTGCGGACCTTCCCGGTGCACGGGCGGGTGGTGTGGGGTTCGCGGACCATGCGAGGGGCTGACGCGGCGGCGGATGAATACAAATACGTTCCTGTCCGCCGGTTGGCCCTGTTTCTCGAAGAGAGTCTCTATCGCGGGACGCAGTGGGTCGTGTTCGAACCGAATGACGAACCGCTCTGGGCCCAGATCCGGCTGAACCTCGGAGCCTTCATGCACAATCTGTTTCGGCAGGGTGCGTTTCAGGGCACCGCGCCGCGCGATGCCTACTTCGTCAAGTGCGACAAGGAGACGACCACTCAGAATGACATCAATCTCGGCATCGTCAACATCGTCGTCGGGTTCGCACCGCTCAAGCCAGCCGAATTTGTCGTCATTAAGCTGCAACAGATGGCTGGCCAGATTGCGAGCTAA